One Verrucomicrobiales bacterium DNA window includes the following coding sequences:
- a CDS encoding PQQ-binding-like beta-propeller repeat protein — protein sequence MHIPILRSIALPLFLVACSTFSALGAQTGTPKRILAGDDSTRRLAIVGTDGSLEWELPVGAIHDAHVLPNGNILTQQGWQRVVEVTPDKKVVWEYDSGKMNGNAGKKVEVHAFQRLSNGRTMIVESGPSRIIEVDKSGKIRHEVKLKVNHPNAHSDTRLARKLSNGNYLVAHESDGFVREYDKKGRIVWEFEVPLFGKARKGGHGPEAFGNSVFSATRLKNGNTLIGTGNGHSVLEVTPKKEIVWKVEQNDLPGITLAWVTRVERLANGNTLIGNCHAGPENPQFIEVTPAKQVVWTFKDFKNFGNSMPVQMVLPSR from the coding sequence ATGCACATACCCATTCTGCGTTCCATCGCCCTACCCCTGTTCTTGGTGGCTTGCTCGACCTTTTCCGCCCTAGGCGCTCAAACCGGCACTCCCAAACGAATTCTGGCCGGAGACGACTCGACTCGCCGCCTGGCCATCGTCGGAACCGACGGTTCCCTCGAGTGGGAACTTCCCGTCGGAGCCATCCATGACGCGCATGTGCTCCCGAACGGCAACATCCTCACCCAACAAGGTTGGCAGCGGGTCGTAGAGGTCACGCCGGATAAAAAGGTCGTCTGGGAATACGACTCGGGGAAGATGAACGGGAACGCGGGAAAGAAGGTGGAGGTTCACGCGTTCCAGCGCCTGTCCAACGGCCGAACCATGATTGTGGAATCCGGGCCTTCCCGCATTATCGAGGTCGACAAGTCCGGCAAGATCCGGCACGAGGTCAAGCTCAAGGTCAATCACCCCAATGCGCATAGCGACACCCGTCTCGCCCGCAAGCTCTCCAACGGCAACTACCTGGTCGCTCATGAAAGCGATGGCTTCGTCCGCGAGTATGACAAAAAGGGCAGAATCGTCTGGGAGTTCGAGGTTCCTCTCTTCGGCAAGGCGCGTAAGGGCGGGCACGGACCAGAGGCCTTCGGGAACTCAGTCTTCAGTGCAACCCGTCTGAAGAACGGCAACACGCTCATCGGCACCGGCAACGGCCACAGCGTCCTGGAAGTCACCCCCAAGAAGGAGATTGTCTGGAAGGTGGAGCAAAACGATCTCCCGGGCATTACACTCGCCTGGGTCACCCGCGTGGAACGCCTGGCGAACGGCAACACACTCATCGGGAACTGCCATGCGGGCCCCGAGAACCCTCAGTTCATCGAGGTGACGCCCGCCAAACAGGTTGTCTGGACCTTCAAGGACTTTAAGAACTTCGGGAATTCCATGCCGGTGCAAATGGTGCTGCCGTCCCGATAA
- the tnpA gene encoding IS200/IS605 family transposase, with amino-acid sequence MPQSLSLVIIHVIFSTKDRHPFLDPNIRPTMHAYLSTVTRNIGCEAYRIGGVADHVHLAIRMSRTITIADTVQELKATSSKWVKTQSAELRGFAWQRGYGCFSVGPADVEALKAYIDDQENHHRTRTFQEEFRMFLRKYGVKYDEAYVWD; translated from the coding sequence ATGCCACAATCACTAAGCCTGGTCATCATCCATGTCATCTTCAGCACGAAGGACCGTCATCCCTTCCTCGATCCCAACATCCGTCCAACAATGCATGCCTACCTCTCCACGGTTACTCGCAACATCGGTTGTGAAGCCTACCGAATTGGAGGGGTGGCTGACCATGTTCACTTGGCTATCCGCATGTCCCGGACCATCACCATTGCGGATACCGTCCAAGAGCTAAAAGCAACCTCTTCGAAATGGGTAAAGACCCAGTCCGCCGAGCTTCGAGGTTTCGCCTGGCAGCGCGGATACGGGTGTTTCTCCGTCGGACCTGCGGATGTGGAAGCGCTCAAGGCCTATATTGACGATCAAGAGAACCACCATCGGACACGGACATTCCAGGAAGAGTTTCGAATGTTCCTTAGAAAATATGGCGTGAAATATGACGAGGCGTATGTATGGGACTGA
- the pxpB gene encoding 5-oxoprolinase subunit PxpB produces the protein MRWVPYGPQALMFYFADQVGEEAFSRGRAIAARLETSPPEGVDGFVCGFTSVLLEFDCEKVPDPKGRVFEWIAFLKSALTAPLVPAPLKSIPVTYDGPDLSRVAEHARLSVDQVIELHSRTIYKVYLLGFAPGFPYLGDLDLRLHTPRLASPRPRVPAGSIAIGGQHTGIYPLDTPGGWNLIGRTPRILFDPMRATVSGRGEDAFLLRPGDRVQFVPSAKAT, from the coding sequence ATGAGATGGGTTCCTTATGGTCCTCAAGCCCTGATGTTTTACTTCGCCGACCAAGTCGGCGAGGAGGCCTTTTCCCGAGGACGGGCAATCGCGGCGCGGCTGGAAACCAGCCCTCCGGAGGGAGTGGATGGTTTTGTCTGCGGATTTACCTCGGTCTTGTTGGAGTTCGATTGTGAGAAGGTGCCGGATCCGAAGGGCCGGGTCTTCGAGTGGATTGCGTTTCTAAAATCGGCTCTGACCGCTCCGCTGGTGCCGGCTCCCCTGAAGTCGATTCCAGTGACTTATGATGGCCCGGACTTGTCTCGGGTGGCGGAGCATGCGCGGCTGTCGGTGGATCAGGTGATCGAGCTTCATTCGCGAACGATTTACAAAGTGTACCTCCTGGGGTTCGCTCCCGGCTTTCCCTATCTCGGGGATCTCGATCTGCGCCTCCATACACCCAGGTTGGCCTCCCCTCGTCCCCGAGTTCCCGCGGGGTCGATTGCTATCGGGGGACAACATACCGGCATTTACCCGCTGGATACCCCGGGCGGTTGGAATTTGATCGGTCGTACTCCGCGCATTTTGTTCGATCCGATGCGTGCCACGGTATCGGGGCGTGGGGAGGACGCCTTCCTGTTGCGCCCGGGTGATCGAGTTCAGTTTGTTCCGAGTGCGAAAGCTACCTGA
- a CDS encoding biotin-dependent carboxyltransferase family protein, with amino-acid sequence MSMDVFYVLDPGFGSHLQDRGRSGWRRFGVPVGGVMDQHAAEMANHLMGNSPDAAVLEMCFQGAKLAALRPVWVAVTGADAGGNIQMWRSVQLQTDDVVGFPRSQHGMWTYLAVEGGFTDDLTLDSLGASPRVRLGRVLTRGAILRRSELSSFELPRGVGARSAPLPDRRLYSHPPALRVWPGPQWDCFPDAVRAAFFHNSWKVSSRSDRTGYRLEGQRLRPPPGQLVSEPVRVGTIQVPEDGMPIVTLNDGPTVGGYAKLGVLDSESLSWFVQCRAGQAVRFEPAS; translated from the coding sequence ATGAGCATGGACGTTTTTTATGTGTTGGATCCGGGGTTCGGTTCCCATTTGCAGGACCGGGGACGGTCGGGATGGCGCCGGTTTGGTGTGCCGGTCGGAGGAGTGATGGATCAGCATGCGGCGGAGATGGCGAATCACTTGATGGGGAATTCGCCTGATGCTGCGGTGCTCGAGATGTGTTTTCAGGGGGCGAAGCTCGCTGCTTTGAGGCCCGTTTGGGTGGCGGTCACGGGGGCGGATGCCGGAGGAAATATTCAGATGTGGCGGTCGGTTCAGCTCCAGACCGACGATGTGGTTGGTTTTCCACGCAGCCAGCATGGGATGTGGACGTATCTGGCAGTGGAGGGTGGTTTCACCGATGACCTAACTTTGGATAGTCTGGGCGCTTCGCCACGGGTTCGGCTAGGTCGCGTGCTCACCCGGGGCGCGATCCTCCGTCGATCGGAGTTGAGCTCCTTTGAGTTGCCGCGTGGCGTCGGCGCCCGTTCGGCACCATTGCCGGATCGCCGTCTCTATTCGCATCCTCCCGCACTCCGCGTCTGGCCGGGCCCGCAGTGGGACTGTTTTCCCGACGCCGTTCGCGCCGCCTTTTTTCATAATTCTTGGAAGGTGAGCTCCCGGAGCGATCGGACCGGCTATCGTTTGGAAGGCCAGCGTTTGCGTCCCCCTCCTGGTCAGTTGGTAAGTGAGCCGGTGCGCGTGGGAACCATCCAGGTTCCTGAGGACGGGATGCCAATTGTCACCTTGAACGACGGGCCGACTGTGGGTGGGTATGCCAAGCTGGGTGTTCTCGATTCGGAATCTTTGAGTTGGTTTGTTCAATGTCGCGCTGGCCAGGCTGTTCGCTTCGAACCCGCTTCCTGA
- a CDS encoding LamB/YcsF family protein, whose amino-acid sequence MTWDLNCDLGEGESPRRTAILMKSITSANVACGGHAGDVESMRRCSGLARQRGVRLGAHPGPWDRKNFGRAPVSITPRELELLMVQQVGALELIAREEGIRLHHVKLHGGLYHAVEASDRLAEAYVECVISHWPRLKIYARAGGAVHRVGKHLGAVVWGEAFVDRGYLVDGGLVPRTSDGALIEKAGAVRDRLTDLCKHRRVTSMGGTALPMDWRTLCVHGDTPAAPAVARWAREFLER is encoded by the coding sequence ATGACGTGGGATCTTAACTGTGATCTTGGCGAAGGCGAATCGCCGCGTCGAACCGCTATTCTGATGAAGTCGATCACTTCCGCCAATGTGGCCTGTGGTGGGCATGCTGGGGATGTTGAGTCCATGCGGAGGTGTTCGGGACTGGCCCGCCAGCGTGGAGTGAGGCTAGGTGCCCATCCAGGTCCGTGGGATCGGAAGAACTTTGGTCGGGCTCCGGTCTCCATCACCCCGCGTGAATTGGAACTCTTAATGGTGCAGCAGGTGGGAGCCCTCGAGCTGATAGCGCGGGAAGAAGGGATTCGGTTGCACCATGTGAAGTTGCATGGTGGGCTTTATCATGCGGTAGAGGCCTCCGATCGATTGGCTGAGGCCTATGTGGAGTGCGTGATCAGCCACTGGCCTCGGCTTAAAATCTACGCTCGTGCTGGAGGGGCAGTCCACCGAGTAGGGAAACACCTGGGCGCGGTAGTCTGGGGGGAAGCATTCGTCGATCGCGGTTACCTCGTTGATGGCGGTTTGGTCCCCAGAACTTCGGATGGTGCTCTCATTGAGAAGGCGGGTGCCGTTCGCGATCGCCTCACGGATCTTTGTAAGCATCGGCGCGTGACATCGATGGGAGGGACGGCTTTGCCAATGGATTGGCGAACCCTCTGTGTTCATGGGGATACCCCGGCCGCCCCCGCCGTAGCTCGGTGGGCGAGGGAATTTTTGGAGCGGTAA
- a CDS encoding four helix bundle protein → MNHRLDHEKLEVYQAALDFVRWLEPVLQRLPKTLAAADQLDLASTSIALNIAEGNGKFTKADRCRFFDNARGSALESAAALDILSSKGRFSIEEVAPGKARLWSIVSMLVALIKSNSDYRLHE, encoded by the coding sequence ATGAATCATCGACTAGACCACGAAAAACTAGAAGTTTATCAGGCCGCCTTAGACTTTGTTAGATGGCTCGAACCGGTGCTACAACGTCTCCCCAAAACCCTAGCCGCAGCTGATCAGCTGGATCTAGCCAGCACCTCGATTGCACTCAACATTGCCGAGGGAAATGGGAAGTTCACCAAAGCGGATCGTTGTCGCTTTTTCGACAACGCCCGCGGTTCAGCCCTCGAAAGTGCCGCGGCATTGGACATTCTGAGCTCAAAGGGCCGTTTCTCCATCGAGGAAGTGGCTCCCGGTAAAGCTCGTCTGTGGAGTATCGTTTCGATGTTGGTAGCGTTGATAAAATCCAACTCGGACTACCGATTGCACGAGTAG
- a CDS encoding YjhG/YagF family D-xylonate dehydratase, translating into MSLDTQLLEPTISGVYDVRTKAAGPQGSLPLTEEMLRDRPSGDLFGLTQNVGMGWDPSEAGRKPYLILSTQGGLRAPDGKPIALGYHTGHWEIGLLSEAAAREIRRLGGVPFAAYCSDPCDGRTQGTEGMFDSLPYRNDAAIVFRRLARSLPVRAGVLGVATCDKGLPAMMMALAGLPDLPSVLVPGGVTLPPEDGEDAGKVQTLGVRFSHGLISLQEAADLGCRACASPGGGCQFLGTAATSQVVGEALGMSLPHSALVPSGQGLWTDMAVRSARAVMHLEKRGLRLRDILTDASLRNAMALHAAFGGSTNLLLHIPAIAHAAGLRRPTVDDWIEINGQVPRLVDVLPNGPAFHPTVRAFLAGGVPEVMLHLRELGVIDTSVLTVTGSTLGEVLDWWAKSERRQRCREILKAQDGVDPDDVIMSPARARERGLTSTVTFPRGNLAPEGSVIKSTAIDASVVDADGVYRKEGPARVFVSERAAIQAIKDGKIHSGDVLVLMGCGPIGTGMEETYQLTSALKHLPFGKHVALLTDARFSGVSTGACIGHIGPEALADGPIGRVRDGDWIRLQIDRNALVGSLDLVGEGERRFSAEEGAALLAGRDPHPQLSEHARLPSDTRLWAALQQLGGGTWGGCVYDVESILAACRTYAHRT; encoded by the coding sequence ATGAGCCTCGACACACAACTCCTAGAACCGACCATCTCGGGTGTTTACGACGTGCGGACGAAAGCGGCGGGGCCGCAGGGGAGCCTGCCGCTCACCGAAGAGATGCTCCGAGATCGCCCCAGCGGTGACCTGTTCGGACTCACGCAAAACGTAGGCATGGGATGGGACCCCAGCGAAGCGGGTCGCAAACCGTATCTCATTCTCAGCACTCAAGGCGGATTGCGTGCGCCAGATGGCAAGCCAATTGCGCTGGGGTATCACACCGGCCATTGGGAAATTGGACTGCTGTCCGAGGCTGCGGCGCGGGAGATCCGTCGCTTGGGCGGGGTGCCCTTTGCCGCCTATTGCTCCGATCCATGCGATGGTCGCACCCAAGGAACAGAAGGGATGTTCGATAGCCTTCCCTATCGCAATGATGCAGCGATCGTATTCCGTCGGTTGGCGAGGTCGCTGCCCGTGCGAGCGGGTGTGCTTGGTGTAGCGACTTGCGACAAGGGACTTCCGGCGATGATGATGGCGCTGGCTGGCCTGCCTGATCTTCCCTCCGTGCTGGTGCCGGGTGGGGTGACGCTGCCTCCGGAGGATGGAGAAGATGCGGGTAAGGTGCAGACCCTGGGCGTGAGGTTCAGCCATGGATTAATTTCGCTGCAGGAGGCGGCTGATCTGGGCTGTCGCGCGTGTGCCTCCCCGGGTGGCGGATGCCAATTCTTGGGAACGGCTGCAACCTCCCAGGTGGTGGGAGAAGCGCTCGGCATGTCGCTGCCTCATTCCGCGTTGGTACCCTCGGGCCAGGGCCTTTGGACGGATATGGCGGTGCGCTCGGCGCGCGCGGTCATGCATTTGGAGAAGCGGGGGCTTCGGCTGCGCGACATTCTCACCGACGCCAGTTTACGCAATGCCATGGCCTTGCACGCGGCGTTCGGCGGTTCGACCAATTTGCTGTTGCACATCCCGGCCATAGCCCATGCGGCGGGGTTGCGGCGTCCAACGGTGGACGATTGGATCGAGATCAATGGCCAGGTGCCTCGTCTCGTCGACGTGCTTCCCAATGGACCCGCCTTTCACCCCACGGTTCGGGCCTTCCTGGCGGGTGGCGTGCCGGAAGTGATGCTCCATCTGCGTGAGTTGGGTGTGATTGACACGTCCGTGCTGACCGTCACGGGATCGACTCTCGGGGAGGTTCTCGATTGGTGGGCCAAATCGGAGCGACGTCAGCGCTGTCGCGAGATCTTGAAAGCGCAGGATGGGGTGGATCCGGACGACGTCATCATGTCGCCCGCACGAGCGCGCGAGCGTGGGCTGACGAGCACGGTTACCTTTCCGCGTGGGAATCTGGCGCCCGAGGGATCGGTCATCAAGAGCACGGCAATCGATGCTTCGGTGGTGGATGCGGATGGAGTCTATCGGAAGGAAGGGCCGGCTCGTGTCTTCGTCTCGGAGCGCGCGGCGATTCAGGCCATCAAGGACGGTAAGATTCACTCAGGGGACGTGTTGGTTCTGATGGGATGCGGCCCCATAGGGACCGGCATGGAGGAGACCTATCAACTCACTTCGGCTCTGAAGCATCTTCCCTTTGGTAAGCATGTTGCGCTCTTGACCGATGCCCGGTTCTCGGGCGTGTCGACCGGGGCCTGCATCGGGCATATCGGGCCGGAAGCGTTGGCCGACGGACCGATCGGCCGGGTGCGGGATGGGGATTGGATCCGCCTCCAGATCGATCGGAACGCCCTCGTGGGGTCTCTCGATTTGGTGGGTGAGGGCGAACGCCGGTTTTCAGCGGAGGAGGGGGCGGCATTGCTGGCGGGGCGCGACCCTCATCCGCAGTTGTCGGAGCATGCTCGGCTTCCGTCGGACACTCGCCTCTGGGCGGCCTTGCAGCAGCTCGGTGGCGGCACCTGGGGCGGGTGTGTCTACGACGTAGAGAGCATCCTAGCAGCCTGTCGGACTTATGCCCATCGGACGTAG